A stretch of the Solanum dulcamara chromosome 6, daSolDulc1.2, whole genome shotgun sequence genome encodes the following:
- the LOC129893220 gene encoding uncharacterized protein LOC129893220 isoform X1, translated as MAWKTDTDLENSDPLPDSGDVEWPCKPIVESSGWPTSWQNDSTKSRLQTPLPTAEDEAANKSQLPALLKVAEYLNSTLSLDDDDEFSEYIGEDGDEGFLDGEEGFQDYDFFVKLFKQDDGLREYYEKNRENGVFCCLVCCGVREKGWKRFKDCSSLVQHSISIAKTSKRRAHRAYCKVVCEILGWDVNSLPSIVLSAGDKLGESSDKLVKAQSAILQGNVDDGGDDSLSGQCKSTSSVSISDTEATLSKLSLLDESQEGKDYCSSELEHNSLSGASVDKSLGDLGKGTSETTKENAEGGVNCVKNSVSKAGVDVLLEDLSYLTLETQKGNAKGASDYVVPCEETGESSNLA; from the exons atggcCTGGAAAACCGATACTGACCTCGAAAATTCCGACCCACTTCCAGATTCCGGCGATGTGGAGTGGCCTTGTAAACCCATTGTTGAATCGTCAGGCTGGCCTACTAGCTGGCAAAACGACAGTACAAAATCAAGGCTACAAACCCCCTTGCCTACCGCCGAAGACGAGGCTGCAAACAAGAGTCAGCTTCCGGCATTGCTCAAAGTTGCTGAATATTTGAACTCCACACTCAGTCTAGACGACGATGACGAGTTTTCTGAGTATATAGGTGAAGATGGGGATGAGGGTTTTCTGGATGGGGAAGAGGGGTTTcaagattatgatttttttgtGAAGTTGTTTAAGCAGGATGATGGGTTGAGAGAGTATTATGAGAAAAATCGTGAGAACGGGGTGTTTTGTTGTCTTGTTTGTTGTGGGGTTCGTGAGAAAGGGTGGAAGAGGTTTAAGGATTGTTCGTCTCTTGTTCAGCATTCCATAAGCATTGCAAAAACCTCTAAGAGACGGGCTCACCGGGCTTATTGTAAGGTCGTCTGTGAAATTCTTGGTTGGGATGTTAATAGCCTGCCTTCCATTGTCCTCTCTGCAGGCGACAAGCTCGGTGAATCTTCTGATAAATTAGTTAAGGCTCAG TCTGCGATATTGCAGGGTAATGTAGATGATGGTGGTGATGACAGTTTGAGTGGTCAGTGCAAATCCACAAGTTCTGTAAGTATCAGCGATACTGAAGCAACTCTGTCGAAATTGTCTTTGCTTGATGAAAGCCAAGAAGGAAAAGATTATTGCTCTTCTGAATTAGAG CACAATTCTCTAAGTGGAGCCTCTGTCGATAAAAGCTTGGGAGATCTCGGCAAAGGTACTTCTGAAACAACCAAAGAGAATGCAGAGGGGGGCGTTAACTGTGTG AAGAATTCTGTGAGCAAAGCTGGTGTTGATGTACTCTTGGAAGATCTCAGCTATCTTACTCTTGAAACACAAAAAGGGAATGCAAAGGGTGCATCAGATTACGTG GTGCCTTGTGAAGAAACTGGGGAATCATCCAATCTGGCATAG
- the LOC129893218 gene encoding uncharacterized protein LOC129893218, protein MQNQNLSVAKTLNPAFSTLQSPSLAQYFNPLRRTLPTIPSTYRTPKPLSIRAQNRELAISRREYSHRRDIRSFAGRSKGKSGGTSPGRIEGSAEFRRQAKRNARRKSKKLAESLFYRLKNPHGNYPDNFSEEELQMIGLGYDRMVRFMEKDDPNLKHPYDWYKYGQFGPYSWRGVVLGEPIRGRFSDACVSMIGEVRDQEEWEKIEQHEMAQEFQNRLDAMDKNVGFRYFWVFVRHPKWRISDFPWQQWTLVSEVVVESGNQRLDKWNLMGRLGNKARSLITQCAAWMRPDIVYVQRPVYQCRFEPQNDFFKALTPLLDPETEQDCLFELEDDDGRVEFCTYFGGLCKMVRVNPKAFVDDVVKAYEKLSDEKKSKCLGFLLDNHPVPLLHPYTKEWKAKLEEMEMGCDAPDDDDYGSNNKGETEIVDWIEDAEDGEDDDNNEDEYDVDLDASEDEDDELGIKDDDDSGQEEDARFWDDEFKKALGSNEAMEKFAKKYMETSTKFYEKHINAMEDKGKLANGDGGDELAMRGVRAKVSPQEWESLGFGSYRRKLKKGKTPPELFMRAAVRPFTYKNLVKEIVLTRHAILEGEISKKK, encoded by the coding sequence atgCAGAATCAGAACTTGTCTGTAgctaaaaccctaaaccctgccTTCTCAACTCTTCAATCACCATCCCTAGCCCAATACTTCAACCCTCTTCGCAGAACACTACCCACAATTCCATCTACCTATAGAACTCCGAAGCCTCTCTCTATCCGAGCCCAGAACCGGGAACTCGCAATTTCCCGGCGAGAATATAGTCACCGGAGGGATATCCGGTCATTTGCCGGCCGAAGCAAAGGAAAATCCGGTGGAACTTCCCCCGGGCGCATTGAGGGAAGCGCCGAATTCCGACGACAAGCTAAACGAAATGCTCGCCGGAAAAGTAAGAAATTAGCTGAGAGCCTTTTCTACCGGCTGAAGAATCCACATGGAAACTACCCGGATAATTTCTCCGAGGAAGAGCTGCAAATGATTGGTTTGGGGTATGATAGAATGGTTAGGTTCATGGAGAAAGATGACCCAAATCTCAAACACCCGTATGATTGGTACAAGTATGGTCAATTTGGCCCATATTCTTGGCGTGGAGTTGTATTAGGGGAGCCTATTCGAGGGCGATTCTCCGACGCATGTGTATCGATGATTGGTGAGGTAAGGGACCAAGAAGAGTGGGAGAAGATTGAGCAACATGAAATGGCTCAAGAATTTCAGAATAGATTGGATGCAATGGATAAAAATGTGGGCTTTAGATACTTTTGGGTGTTTGTTAGGCATCCTAAGTGGAGGATATCAGATTTTCCTTGGCAACAATGGACTTTGGTGTCTGAGGTTGTCGTTGAATCTGGGAATCAGAGGTTGGATAAATGGAATTTGATGGGGCGGCTCGGGAATAAGGCAAGGTCATTGATCACACAATGTGCAGCATGGATGAGACCTGATATTGTATATGTACAGAGACCTGTATATCAGTGTAGGTTTGAGCCTCAAAATGACTTTTTTAAGGCGTTAACGCCTTTGCTTGATCCAGAAACTGAACAGGATTGTTTGTTTGAATTGGAGGATGATGATGGAAGGGTGGAATTCTGTACTTATTTTGGTGGGTTGTGTAAGATGGTTAGAGTGAATCCTAAGGCATTTGTGGATGATGTGGTAAAAGCTTATGAGAAATTGAGTGATGAGAAGAAGTCCAAGTGTTTGGGGTTCTTGTTAGACAATCATCCTGTGCCTTTGTTGCATCCTTATACTAAGGAGTGGAAGGCGAAGTTGGAGGAAATGGAGATGGGTTGTGATGCACCGGATGATGATGATTATGGCAGTAATAACAAGGGAGAGACTGAGATAGTGGACTGGATTGAGGACGCAGAGGATGGTGAAGATGACGATAACAATGAAGATGAGTACGATGTGGATTTGGATGCaagtgaagatgaagatgatgaactgGGTATCAAGGATGATGACGATTCAGGTCAGGAAGAGGACGCGAGATTCTGGGATGATGAATTTAAGAAGGCATTGGGTAGCAACGAAGCAATGGAAAAATTTGCCAAGAAATATATGGAAACATCGACAAAGTTTTATGAAAAACATATAAATGCAATGGAAGACAAGGGAAAACTAGCAAATGGAGATGGTGGAGATGAATTGGCAATGAGAGGTGTTAGAGCTAAAGTAAGCCCACAGGAGTGGGAGAGTCTTGGATTTGGTTCTTATAGAAGGAAACTTAAGAAAGGTAAAACGCCTCCTGAATTGTTCATGAGAGCTGCAGTCAGACCATTCACTTATAAGAATCTGGTAAAGGAAATTGTTTTAACCAGACATGCTATACTAGAAGGCGAGATCAGTAAGAAGAAATGA
- the LOC129893220 gene encoding uncharacterized protein LOC129893220 isoform X2 has product MAWKTDTDLENSDPLPDSGDVEWPCKPIVESSGWPTSWQNDSTKSRLQTPLPTAEDEAANKSQLPALLKVAEYLNSTLSLDDDDEFSEYIGEDGDEGFLDGEEGFQDYDFFVKLFKQDDGLREYYEKNRENGVFCCLVCCGVREKGWKRFKDCSSLVQHSISIAKTSKRRAHRAYCKVVCEILGWDVNSLPSIVLSAGDKLGESSDKLVKAQSAILQGNVDDGGDDSLSGQCKSTSSVSISDTEATLSKLSLLDESQEGKDYCSSELEHNSLSGASVDKSLGDLGKGTSETTKENAEGGVNCVNSVSKAGVDVLLEDLSYLTLETQKGNAKGASDYVVPCEETGESSNLA; this is encoded by the exons atggcCTGGAAAACCGATACTGACCTCGAAAATTCCGACCCACTTCCAGATTCCGGCGATGTGGAGTGGCCTTGTAAACCCATTGTTGAATCGTCAGGCTGGCCTACTAGCTGGCAAAACGACAGTACAAAATCAAGGCTACAAACCCCCTTGCCTACCGCCGAAGACGAGGCTGCAAACAAGAGTCAGCTTCCGGCATTGCTCAAAGTTGCTGAATATTTGAACTCCACACTCAGTCTAGACGACGATGACGAGTTTTCTGAGTATATAGGTGAAGATGGGGATGAGGGTTTTCTGGATGGGGAAGAGGGGTTTcaagattatgatttttttgtGAAGTTGTTTAAGCAGGATGATGGGTTGAGAGAGTATTATGAGAAAAATCGTGAGAACGGGGTGTTTTGTTGTCTTGTTTGTTGTGGGGTTCGTGAGAAAGGGTGGAAGAGGTTTAAGGATTGTTCGTCTCTTGTTCAGCATTCCATAAGCATTGCAAAAACCTCTAAGAGACGGGCTCACCGGGCTTATTGTAAGGTCGTCTGTGAAATTCTTGGTTGGGATGTTAATAGCCTGCCTTCCATTGTCCTCTCTGCAGGCGACAAGCTCGGTGAATCTTCTGATAAATTAGTTAAGGCTCAG TCTGCGATATTGCAGGGTAATGTAGATGATGGTGGTGATGACAGTTTGAGTGGTCAGTGCAAATCCACAAGTTCTGTAAGTATCAGCGATACTGAAGCAACTCTGTCGAAATTGTCTTTGCTTGATGAAAGCCAAGAAGGAAAAGATTATTGCTCTTCTGAATTAGAG CACAATTCTCTAAGTGGAGCCTCTGTCGATAAAAGCTTGGGAGATCTCGGCAAAGGTACTTCTGAAACAACCAAAGAGAATGCAGAGGGGGGCGTTAACTGTGTG AATTCTGTGAGCAAAGCTGGTGTTGATGTACTCTTGGAAGATCTCAGCTATCTTACTCTTGAAACACAAAAAGGGAATGCAAAGGGTGCATCAGATTACGTG GTGCCTTGTGAAGAAACTGGGGAATCATCCAATCTGGCATAG
- the LOC129893219 gene encoding polynucleotide 3'-phosphatase ZDP isoform X2 — MLSINNSSFFKFPFRPDNFNPRFLLLFVSPMASSTKVTVEYAKSGRSSCKKCDEKIPAKSVRLGLVSKHPQGFDQTKWHHLDCFPFSSDFVSSIEDVTGLSLLQSKDKETLEKLINKEIPTLQKVSDADSDKNDRKQKETCAQLSATEEEPVLEIAFSISDVRDTYKDATLLPKWRAFRTIIYLEQDNGLHASSKIAAFDFDGCLANTNVKRVGADAWSLMHPSIPKKLQSLYNDGYKLVIFSNESNIERWNKSRQAAVDSKIGRLEQFIKVAGVPIQVFIACGLSKIKPEDPFRKPKTGMWNIMKKQFNSGVPIDMDESFYVGDAAGRQGDHSDADIRFAQAIGMRFYVPEEFFEKET; from the exons ATGCTAAGCATAAACAATTCCAGCTTCTTCAAATTTCCTTTCAGACCCGACAATTTTAACCCTAGATTTCTTCTACTATTTGTTTCTCCAATGGCGTCTTCTACTAAAGTCACAGTGGAGTATGCGAAATCCGGTCGATCGTCATGTAAGAAATGCGACGAAAAGATTCCGGCGAAATCTGTAAGGCTGGGATTGGTGTCAAAACATCCTCAAGGCTTTGACCAGACGAAATGGCATCATCTCGATTGTTTCCCGTTCAGTTCTGATTTCGTTTCCTCTATCGAAGACGTCACTGGATTGTCATTGCTCCAG AGCAAAGATAAAGAAACTTTGGAGAAATTGATTAACAAAGAGATTCCGACTTTGCAGAAG GTTTCGGATGCAGACTCAGACAAGAATGACAGAAAACAAAAGGAAACTTGTGCACAG CTGTCGGCCACTGAAGAGGAACCTGTGTTGGAGATAGCCTTCTCTATTTCTGATGTGAGGGACACTTATAAG GATGCTACATTGTTACCAAAGTGGAGGGCATTTCGGACGATTATATATCTTGAACAG GACAATGGGCTTCATGCTTCAAGTAAAATTGCCGCCTTTGATTTTGATGGTTGTCTTGCAAATACAAACGTGAAAAG AGTTGGTGCAGATGCTTGGTCTCTGATGCATCCTTCAATCCCGAAGAAGCTGCAGAGCCTGTACAATGATGGCTATAAGCTG GTAATTTTTAGTAATGAATCCAACATTGAGCGTTGGAATAAAAGTAGGCAGGCAGCTGTGGACTCGAAAATTGGACGCCTTGAACAATTTATCAAAGTAGCTGGTGTTCCAATTCAG GTTTTCATCGCTTGTGGCTTGAGTAAGATCAAGCCAGAAGATCCCTTTCGCAAGCCTAAGACTGGGATGTGGAATATTATGAAAAAGCAGTTCAATTCTGGAGTTCCCATAGACATGGACGA GTCTTTCTATGTTGGTGATGCTGCTGGCAGACAAGGTGACCATAGTGATGCTGATATTAGATTTGCGCAG GCGATTGGAATGAGATTTTATGTTCCGGAGGAATTCTTTGAGAAGGAAACTTGA
- the LOC129893219 gene encoding polynucleotide 3'-phosphatase ZDP isoform X1 has translation MLSINNSSFFKFPFRPDNFNPRFLLLFVSPMASSTKVTVEYAKSGRSSCKKCDEKIPAKSVRLGLVSKHPQGFDQTKWHHLDCFPFSSDFVSSIEDVTGLSLLQSKDKETLEKLINKEIPTLQKVSDADSDKNDRKQKETCAQEGSEHELSKQKRLKLSATEEEPVLEIAFSISDVRDTYKDATLLPKWRAFRTIIYLEQDNGLHASSKIAAFDFDGCLANTNVKRVGADAWSLMHPSIPKKLQSLYNDGYKLVIFSNESNIERWNKSRQAAVDSKIGRLEQFIKVAGVPIQVFIACGLSKIKPEDPFRKPKTGMWNIMKKQFNSGVPIDMDESFYVGDAAGRQGDHSDADIRFAQAIGMRFYVPEEFFEKET, from the exons ATGCTAAGCATAAACAATTCCAGCTTCTTCAAATTTCCTTTCAGACCCGACAATTTTAACCCTAGATTTCTTCTACTATTTGTTTCTCCAATGGCGTCTTCTACTAAAGTCACAGTGGAGTATGCGAAATCCGGTCGATCGTCATGTAAGAAATGCGACGAAAAGATTCCGGCGAAATCTGTAAGGCTGGGATTGGTGTCAAAACATCCTCAAGGCTTTGACCAGACGAAATGGCATCATCTCGATTGTTTCCCGTTCAGTTCTGATTTCGTTTCCTCTATCGAAGACGTCACTGGATTGTCATTGCTCCAG AGCAAAGATAAAGAAACTTTGGAGAAATTGATTAACAAAGAGATTCCGACTTTGCAGAAG GTTTCGGATGCAGACTCAGACAAGAATGACAGAAAACAAAAGGAAACTTGTGCACAG GAAGGTTCAGAGCATGAACTAAGCAAGCAAAAGCGACTAAAG CTGTCGGCCACTGAAGAGGAACCTGTGTTGGAGATAGCCTTCTCTATTTCTGATGTGAGGGACACTTATAAG GATGCTACATTGTTACCAAAGTGGAGGGCATTTCGGACGATTATATATCTTGAACAG GACAATGGGCTTCATGCTTCAAGTAAAATTGCCGCCTTTGATTTTGATGGTTGTCTTGCAAATACAAACGTGAAAAG AGTTGGTGCAGATGCTTGGTCTCTGATGCATCCTTCAATCCCGAAGAAGCTGCAGAGCCTGTACAATGATGGCTATAAGCTG GTAATTTTTAGTAATGAATCCAACATTGAGCGTTGGAATAAAAGTAGGCAGGCAGCTGTGGACTCGAAAATTGGACGCCTTGAACAATTTATCAAAGTAGCTGGTGTTCCAATTCAG GTTTTCATCGCTTGTGGCTTGAGTAAGATCAAGCCAGAAGATCCCTTTCGCAAGCCTAAGACTGGGATGTGGAATATTATGAAAAAGCAGTTCAATTCTGGAGTTCCCATAGACATGGACGA GTCTTTCTATGTTGGTGATGCTGCTGGCAGACAAGGTGACCATAGTGATGCTGATATTAGATTTGCGCAG GCGATTGGAATGAGATTTTATGTTCCGGAGGAATTCTTTGAGAAGGAAACTTGA
- the LOC129893219 gene encoding polynucleotide 3'-phosphatase ZDP isoform X3 — protein sequence MLSINNSSFFKFPFRPDNFNPRFLLLFVSPMASSTKVTVEYAKSGRSSCKKCDEKIPAKSVRLGLVSKHPQGFDQTKWHHLDCFPFSSDFVSSIEDVTGLSLLQSKDKETLEKLINKEIPTLQKVSDADSDKNDRKQKETCAQEGSEHELSKQKRLKLSATEEEPVLEIAFSISDVRDTYKDATLLPKWRAFRTIIYLEQDNGLHASSKIAAFDFDGCLANTNVKRVGADAWSLMHPSIPKKLQSLYNDGYKLVIFSNESNIERWNKSRQAAVDSKIGRLEQFIKVAGVPIQVVVCWWGGRFLHK from the exons ATGCTAAGCATAAACAATTCCAGCTTCTTCAAATTTCCTTTCAGACCCGACAATTTTAACCCTAGATTTCTTCTACTATTTGTTTCTCCAATGGCGTCTTCTACTAAAGTCACAGTGGAGTATGCGAAATCCGGTCGATCGTCATGTAAGAAATGCGACGAAAAGATTCCGGCGAAATCTGTAAGGCTGGGATTGGTGTCAAAACATCCTCAAGGCTTTGACCAGACGAAATGGCATCATCTCGATTGTTTCCCGTTCAGTTCTGATTTCGTTTCCTCTATCGAAGACGTCACTGGATTGTCATTGCTCCAG AGCAAAGATAAAGAAACTTTGGAGAAATTGATTAACAAAGAGATTCCGACTTTGCAGAAG GTTTCGGATGCAGACTCAGACAAGAATGACAGAAAACAAAAGGAAACTTGTGCACAG GAAGGTTCAGAGCATGAACTAAGCAAGCAAAAGCGACTAAAG CTGTCGGCCACTGAAGAGGAACCTGTGTTGGAGATAGCCTTCTCTATTTCTGATGTGAGGGACACTTATAAG GATGCTACATTGTTACCAAAGTGGAGGGCATTTCGGACGATTATATATCTTGAACAG GACAATGGGCTTCATGCTTCAAGTAAAATTGCCGCCTTTGATTTTGATGGTTGTCTTGCAAATACAAACGTGAAAAG AGTTGGTGCAGATGCTTGGTCTCTGATGCATCCTTCAATCCCGAAGAAGCTGCAGAGCCTGTACAATGATGGCTATAAGCTG GTAATTTTTAGTAATGAATCCAACATTGAGCGTTGGAATAAAAGTAGGCAGGCAGCTGTGGACTCGAAAATTGGACGCCTTGAACAATTTATCAAAGTAGCTGGTGTTCCAATTCAG GTCGTGGTTTGTTGGTGGGGTGGCAGGTTCCTTCATAAGTGA
- the LOC129893220 gene encoding uncharacterized protein LOC129893220 isoform X3, protein MAWKTDTDLENSDPLPDSGDVEWPCKPIVESSGWPTSWQNDSTKSRLQTPLPTAEDEAANKSQLPALLKVAEYLNSTLSLDDDDEFSEYIGEDGDEGFLDGEEGFQDYDFFVKLFKQDDGLREYYEKNRENGVFCCLVCCGVREKGWKRFKDCSSLVQHSISIAKTSKRRAHRAYCKVVCEILGWDVNSLPSIVLSAGDKLGESSDKLVKAQGNVDDGGDDSLSGQCKSTSSVSISDTEATLSKLSLLDESQEGKDYCSSELEHNSLSGASVDKSLGDLGKGTSETTKENAEGGVNCVKNSVSKAGVDVLLEDLSYLTLETQKGNAKGASDYVVPCEETGESSNLA, encoded by the exons atggcCTGGAAAACCGATACTGACCTCGAAAATTCCGACCCACTTCCAGATTCCGGCGATGTGGAGTGGCCTTGTAAACCCATTGTTGAATCGTCAGGCTGGCCTACTAGCTGGCAAAACGACAGTACAAAATCAAGGCTACAAACCCCCTTGCCTACCGCCGAAGACGAGGCTGCAAACAAGAGTCAGCTTCCGGCATTGCTCAAAGTTGCTGAATATTTGAACTCCACACTCAGTCTAGACGACGATGACGAGTTTTCTGAGTATATAGGTGAAGATGGGGATGAGGGTTTTCTGGATGGGGAAGAGGGGTTTcaagattatgatttttttgtGAAGTTGTTTAAGCAGGATGATGGGTTGAGAGAGTATTATGAGAAAAATCGTGAGAACGGGGTGTTTTGTTGTCTTGTTTGTTGTGGGGTTCGTGAGAAAGGGTGGAAGAGGTTTAAGGATTGTTCGTCTCTTGTTCAGCATTCCATAAGCATTGCAAAAACCTCTAAGAGACGGGCTCACCGGGCTTATTGTAAGGTCGTCTGTGAAATTCTTGGTTGGGATGTTAATAGCCTGCCTTCCATTGTCCTCTCTGCAGGCGACAAGCTCGGTGAATCTTCTGATAAATTAGTTAAGGCTCAG GGTAATGTAGATGATGGTGGTGATGACAGTTTGAGTGGTCAGTGCAAATCCACAAGTTCTGTAAGTATCAGCGATACTGAAGCAACTCTGTCGAAATTGTCTTTGCTTGATGAAAGCCAAGAAGGAAAAGATTATTGCTCTTCTGAATTAGAG CACAATTCTCTAAGTGGAGCCTCTGTCGATAAAAGCTTGGGAGATCTCGGCAAAGGTACTTCTGAAACAACCAAAGAGAATGCAGAGGGGGGCGTTAACTGTGTG AAGAATTCTGTGAGCAAAGCTGGTGTTGATGTACTCTTGGAAGATCTCAGCTATCTTACTCTTGAAACACAAAAAGGGAATGCAAAGGGTGCATCAGATTACGTG GTGCCTTGTGAAGAAACTGGGGAATCATCCAATCTGGCATAG